TGATTTTCAGGCCCATAAGACTAAGCTTGCTGTTTTCACAGTATGAGCCTAGGCTCTgttaccttgacctataatggtttacttttataattgtgacataaatggagagttgtctcattggctctcataccacatcttcctatacctatggCCCAGATATATGATTATGTTTCGAATTAATTTCACTTAAGACTTTGGAAGTTTATGAACTTGACACAGTTTGTTTAAACAGCTGTCTTTATTGTTATAAAGTTGATGTCTCATTGATGTAATATCCgaaacatctccttttattcatgcATGAAGGGGTTTTGGGTGTTTTAAACAGCCCTAATAAACTGGGTTGTGTATATTTTAAGTTCTATATAGAAAGaaagataaagatattttttattgattttatttttatgatccCATATATGTAATACTAAATCATAAAACCAGAGAAAGCAGAAAAAAGACCATTTCCATGTAATATTAAACCAGCAAATGAAAGCACTCTAACAGCAGCTTCATCTCCTTTTTTCATCTGTACTACCACATTCTTTGTGCCTTGAACATATTGGTTGATGTTTTGAGCATTTGCTCTATTAGCGGAAATGTAACGGTCATTTACTAAAAGTTGTGTTTCAAATCTGCTTCCAGCAGGAGTCAAGCAAGTCCAAGAAAAAGCATATATTCCATCTTGTGGGGGCTGTAAATTTTCCAGTTGCTGGACTGTAATGTTCACCGATATTTGTTATAACTGTGTCAAACTTTACTATCTGGTTAGATTGAAGGTTGCTTAATGTGTGTGACAAGTTGGCGAGGAAGGCAGGCTTATATGTCACTaaaattataatatgaaatttGAGAATTCAATATATGATAAAGGAGATAAGCTATCATAGCCAATCTTATGTATGTATGAGTGTCAACAATATTTGATCACAAGAAAAGATCACTCTCAAAAAAGTTAATTCTTGGAAATAAAAGGCTGTGATTGTCTTGATTGAGTATTCTGACCTACAGTGTACATAAAGGGTAACATTTTCTGTTCAAGgaacaacaatttttaaaaaaagtcttttaaaaattacgatttgatttgtttcttttaaatgaaaaatttattaGTTACGTTCAAAAGTATGGTAGCTGGAGTAGTAGCTGGAGCATTgttctttaatttaatttgaattgaatcATTCCTTACCATTAACTGGGTTTTCCCGTCAGACCTTGCTAGAATTTTATGAACATCAGACTGAATAGATTCAGAATTCCAGCAGCCGATACTTCATCTCCATAGTAATAAAGGAATGGTccaataaaagaaataaataatttcacCAGCTGTAGAAAAGGATGAAAATACATTATTCCTGTTAATTTTTAGCAACAAATTATGGAAAAAACTTTCAATACCCACAATATATAAAATTgtgaataaataaaacatttatcatttttttttaattttaagcatAAATGGAAATGAGAAGCTTTATATATGAAAAGGTGTGGCATAATtctgaaaaagatttttttttttctttgttcatGTTTTTATACGGCCCTTTACAGGAcatattatatatgatatatcGTTATACGTCCATCTGTCAGTATTCAACATGTTAGACAGAACTTAAAAACACTTTACCCAAAtggcatgaaactttggtgaattgtttatatctaaatGTGAGCTCCCTtacatgttttgaaaattttagattttaagttttcatgtttttggGGGGTTTTTTTCActtaaaaggggggattttccagttttcgaaAACAATAACTAAAAAATGCTTCACCTCCCATTAGTTTTtatgaatttctgaaattaaaatttccACTGTCCTTTGAAATTTCTTTAATTAAGTCATAAATGTTCATCCCCTTACCATTCACTATAAATTTTGAAGGTTTATCTACAATTCCTTAGTCTAAAAAAAGACATTAATCCTATGAAATTAGGTGGGAAattgttctctcttgacttttcatagctatATATAATTGACAAGtcttaagttctcaaaaactattaaaaaataattaaaatttcataagaCTCTCACAGATGgcttattattatacatgtaaaagatttataaaaagaaaaataggggtcaatgggcaattttttttaaaggcatttaaattgaaaatcggacaaaaattccaaaacatgacaagcgaacatccttaattttTATTCTTACCTTCATATTTAGCGATGAAAAATTACAATATACTGTGGATGTTCAAACTGTTGCTGATCTGTTGATACATACAATTTGCCTTGGAGATATTCCATTTGATATATACTTATAACATTGTTCTAACATTGCCAATCTTATGTATGTATGAGTGTCAACAATATTTGATCACAAGAAAAGATCACTCTCAAAAAAGTTAATTCTTGGAAATAAAAGGCTGTGATTGTCTTGATTGAGTATTCTGACCTACAGTGTACATAAAGGGTAACATTTTCTGTTCAAGgaacaacaatttttaaaaaaagtcttttaaaaattacgatttgatttgtttcttttaaatgaaaaatttattaGTTACGTTCAAAAGTATGGTAGCTGGAGTAGTAGCTGGAGCATTgttctttaatttaatttgaattgaatcATTCCTTACCATTAACTGGGTTTTCCCGTCCAGACCTTGCTAGAATTTTTATGAACATCAGACTGAATAGATTCAAGAATTCCAGCAGCCGATACTTCATCTCCATAGTAATAAAGGAATGGTccaataaaagaaataaataatttcacCAGCTGTAGAAAAGGATGAAAATACATTATTCCTGTTAATTTTTAGCAACAAATTATGGAAAAAACTTTCAATACCCCACAATATATAAAATTgtgaataaataaaacattttatcattttttttaattttaagcatAAATGGAAATGAGAAGCTTTATATATGAAAAGGTGTGGCATAATtctgaaaaagattttttttttttctttgtcatgTTTTTATACGGCCCTTTACAGGAcatattatatatgatatatcGTTATACGTCCATCTGTCAGTATTCAACATGTTAGACAGAACTTAAAAACACTTTACCCAAAtggcatgaaactttggtgaattgttttatATCTAAATGTGAGCTCCCTtacatgttttgaaattttagattttaagttttcatgtttttggGGGGTTTTTTCActtaaaaggggggattttccagttttcgaaAACAATAACTAAAAAATGCTTCACCTCCATTAGTTTTtatgaatttctgaaattaaaatttccACTGTCCTTTGAAATTTCTTTAATTAAGTCATAAATGTTCATCCCCTTACCATTCACTATAAATTTTGAAGGTTTATCTACAATTCCTTAGTCTAAAAAAAGACATTAATCCTATGAAATTAGGTGGGAAattgttctctcttgacttttcatagctatATATAATTGACAAGtcttaagttctcaaaaactattaaaaaataattaaaatttcataagaCTCTCACAGATGgcttattattatacatgtaaaagatttataaaaagaaaaataggggtcaatgggcaatttttttttaaaggcatttaaattgaaaatcggacaaaaattccaaaacatgacaagcgaacatccttaattttTATTCTTACCTTCATATTTAGCGATGAAAAATTACAATATACTGTGGATGTTCAAACTGTTGCTGATCTGTTGATACATACAATTTGCCTTGGAGATATTCCATTTGATATATACTTATAACATTGTTCTATGACATAATTTGCAAGCATGCAACAGTAACAGGTTCTATAGTATCAGTTGCAGTTCCATTTGAAGTTCTGGTAATACTATCTTTTAATGAGATTTTAATTGAATTCAAGGTATCTGTTCAGTAAAAGATGTATGCAGATTTAGATACCTAAGAGATATTCAAACTCGTAGTAATGAATAAGGAACAAACGACAAAacaacagatttaaaaaaatcacaatgtAGACAACTTAAAAGAGTGAGCAAAACAATTTCCCTCTCAAAAACAAGTGGGGTTGCTCCTAAAAGGTAGTCCGTTCCCTGCTCCCACTTGTAGTACCCAATTACACAAAAAACTCTTTAAAACTTTCATAAAATGCAGCATCTGGCTGGTACTAGATTATTCCCcttcaaaatagaaaaaagtgtCATCTTTTTATGACTTAAAGTTCAATGCCCTTTCTGTATTTGGTTAAtgttttagttttcttgtttaagtctgtttcttagaaactgtaagcaataggtcagTTATTGACATAGAAAGtgttgtgtatatttttaattcacTGTTGAAAAAAAGATCaagacattatttttatttattttatttttatgatgacATATGTAAGTAATATTAAATCATAAAACCAGAGAAAGATGAAAAATTATAGCCACCTCCATATAATGATAACCCATAGGAGCCAAGCACTCTCACAGTAGCTACATCTCCTTTCTTCATTTGTACTACAACATTCTTTGTGGCTTGAACATACTGATTTATGTTTTGAGCATTTGCTCTATTACCGGAAATGTACTGGTTATTTACAGCAAGTCGTGTTTCAAATCTACTTTTGGCGAAAGTCAAGCAAGTCCAAGAAAATGTGTATGTTCCATCTCGAGGAGCTGTAAATTTTCCTGTCTTTGGACTGTAAGGCTTACCGACATTTGTTACTATTGTGTCGAACTTTACTATCTGGTCAGATTTAAGGTTGCTTAAGGTTTTAGACAAGTTTGCAAAGAAGGCTGGTTTATATTTCCCTAAAATAATAATATGAAAGTTAAGCAATGAATGGTATTCtaacataaacatataatatataataaaagagatgtggtatgatcgccaatctTAGTATGCAGTGTCAAAAATATTAGAATGAGAGATTCACTCTCAAAAAAAGTTAATTCTAGGTAATAAAAGGCTGTGGTTGTCCCACTAGTATTCTGACCTGCAATGTAAGAAAAGGATTTAAATTTCTGTTAAAGGAACAACAAAGACTTAAAAATTACgatttgatttgtttgttttaaatgtaatcATAAAGAATTTACTAGTTAAATGCAAAGAGTTAAGCTGGAGctcacttgttttttttatttgatttaaattgtatCATTCCTTACCATTAACTGTTTTTTCTGGTCCAGATCTTTCCAGAATTTTTTTAACATCAGACTGTATAGATTCGAGAATTCCAGCAGCTGATACTTCATTTCCATAGTGACAAACGAATGGTCCAATCAAAGAAATAAATATGATGACTAGCTGTAAAAAGAATGATATTATGCATTATTGATCACTACCTTTagctttttgaaataaaattacatCATAAGCtatatatacatttcaatataataaattaaaatgaataaaccaATTTTGAAGACATATCAAGtgtaaaatataagatatatatattattttgaaagtCTTAATGCTTGACAAACTGTGTGCTAGATTTCTGCAAAAGAAGTGTTTTTgctaatttaatatttttgttatttttgcaaTGTATATACAGAAGCACTAAAATACTCATTTGCATGTGCAAGACAAACTTTATAACCAAGAATCATAAAAACTTCTTCTATTAAACCTTCTTAATGACAAAAATTgtgtgtaaatttataaaagaagtCATCTGCTTTTATAAGTCAAGCCAAAGTTACTTAATCTCTTCTTGCATATAAAGTTGACAAAATTTCTTAACTTACAAAAAACTAGAACTAAACTGTATTTTGAACTTCTTATCAAATCATGAATAAAGTTTATCCACTGtataaatatgttgattttaaaaaaaatacttcaaaacTGGAATCaaataacaataatttaattttggatgtaacgcgtcttctgattggctaacgtTATTTTGtaatcagcccatagacataatttagttatgtgaccgtgacgtcatcaatgttatttcatagttttctacggtttaaaatggaatttagaattagattataagaaatgactgtaatattttttctgtctattcgaaataacataaaaaatgtgtgcacactgttaaataacccgctacgcgcgttatttagtgtgcaccacattttttatgttatttcttcatagacagaaaaaatattacagtcattccgtataaataaaacaaaatcttataGGGACACACACAGTAATTGTTTATATGAGACTTGATTTGTATAAATCATACCTGCATGTTTGGT
This sequence is a window from Mytilus edulis unplaced genomic scaffold, xbMytEdul2.2 SCAFFOLD_941, whole genome shotgun sequence. Protein-coding genes within it:
- the LOC139505969 gene encoding heavy metal-binding protein HIP-like encodes the protein MQLVIIFISLIGPFVCHYGNEVSAAGILESIQSDVKKILERSGPEKTVNGKYKPAFFANLSKTLSNLKSDQIVKFDTIVTNVGKPYSPKTGKFTAPRDGTYTFSWTCLTFAKSRFETRLAVNNQYISGNRANAQNINQYVQATKNVVVQMKKGDVATVRVLGSYGLSLYGGGYNFSSFSGFMI